Proteins encoded by one window of Clostridium bornimense:
- a CDS encoding cellulase family glycosylhydrolase, which yields MAKFLAKLKKKIIVATIVLAQVVAMATSMTAYAASSKSGFRVEGTKLYDANGKEFVMRGINHAHAWYKGNEETAISAIAKTGANTVRIAVGDGEQWGYDDINTLKNLISLCEKNKLVAVVEVHDATGSDDISKLNNAVSYWVKMKDALIGKEDTVILNIANEWFGTWDGKKWAEGYKQAIPKLRNAGIKNTIMIDCAGWGQYPKSIHNYGKEVFNADSEKNTMFSIHMYEYAGGDADTIKNNIDGVLNQGLALSIGEFGIKHTNGDVDEKTIMSYCQEKSVGYIGWSWYGNGDEWKYLDIANDWSGNSFSEWGNVLLNYKDGIKNTSKICSVYSGSSDNGNTTDIEDEAIATVYEKVKYKGKKVDLKVGTYTLSEMKKLGIKNDWVSAVKVKSGYKITLYEDDNFKGNKLVKKSNNSDLNKHNFDNITSSIKVEKINSSNTTTTATSITVEAEEGILHGVYSNNKISGYSGSGYVDDMETDGDYVEVTIDAPKGGNYNLDIRYASPYDKKIETLYVNGSKIKDVEFPKTSTFKSVSVGTIDLKAGKNTIRIQKNWGWTLMDSFTVTSK from the coding sequence ATGGCAAAATTTTTAGCTAAATTGAAGAAAAAAATTATTGTCGCTACAATAGTATTAGCGCAAGTAGTAGCTATGGCAACATCAATGACAGCATATGCAGCGAGTTCTAAAAGCGGATTTAGAGTAGAAGGAACTAAGCTTTATGATGCAAATGGTAAAGAGTTCGTTATGAGAGGTATAAATCATGCTCATGCATGGTACAAAGGTAATGAAGAGACGGCTATATCAGCTATTGCAAAGACTGGAGCTAATACTGTAAGGATAGCTGTAGGTGATGGAGAACAATGGGGATATGATGATATAAATACTTTAAAAAATCTTATTTCTCTTTGTGAAAAAAATAAACTTGTAGCAGTAGTAGAAGTTCATGATGCAACAGGATCAGATGATATTTCAAAGTTAAATAATGCAGTGAGCTACTGGGTGAAAATGAAAGATGCATTAATAGGGAAAGAAGATACAGTGATATTAAATATTGCAAATGAATGGTTTGGAACTTGGGACGGTAAGAAGTGGGCAGAAGGATATAAACAAGCCATTCCGAAGTTAAGAAATGCTGGTATCAAAAATACTATCATGATTGACTGTGCGGGTTGGGGACAATATCCAAAATCTATACATAACTATGGCAAGGAAGTATTTAATGCAGATTCAGAAAAAAATACAATGTTCTCAATACATATGTATGAATATGCTGGAGGAGATGCAGACACTATTAAAAACAATATAGACGGTGTATTAAATCAAGGGTTAGCACTTAGCATTGGTGAGTTTGGAATAAAGCATACAAATGGTGATGTAGATGAAAAAACAATTATGAGTTATTGTCAAGAAAAATCTGTAGGGTATATTGGATGGTCATGGTATGGTAATGGTGATGAATGGAAATATCTTGATATAGCAAATGATTGGTCAGGAAACTCATTTAGTGAGTGGGGAAATGTATTATTAAATTACAAAGATGGAATTAAGAATACATCTAAAATCTGTTCTGTATATTCAGGAAGTAGTGATAATGGAAATACTACTGATATAGAAGATGAAGCTATAGCAACAGTTTATGAAAAGGTTAAATATAAGGGAAAAAAAGTAGATCTTAAAGTTGGGACTTATACTTTAAGCGAAATGAAGAAATTAGGAATAAAGAATGACTGGGTTTCAGCAGTAAAAGTAAAGTCAGGATATAAGATAACACTATATGAAGATGATAATTTTAAAGGAAATAAATTGGTGAAAAAATCTAATAATAGTGACTTAAATAAACATAACTTTGATAATATTACATCTTCAATTAAGGTAGAAAAGATAAATAGTAGTAACACAACAACTACTGCTACTAGTATAACAGTTGAAGCTGAAGAAGGCATATTACATGGAGTATATTCAAATAACAAAATAAGCGGTTATAGTGGAAGTGGTTATGTTGATGATATGGAGACTGATGGAGATTATGTAGAAGTAACAATAGATGCTCCAAAAGGAGGAAATTATAACTTAGATATAAGATATGCATCTCCATATGATAAGAAAATTGAAACTTTATATGTAAATGGAAGCAAAATAAAAGATGTTGAATTTCCTAAGACAAGTACTTTTAAAAGTGTTTCTGTCGGAACAATAGATTTAAAAGCAGGAAAGAATACTATAAGAATTCAAAAGAACTGGGGTTGGACATTAATGGATAGCTTTACAGTGACATCGAAATAA
- a CDS encoding YitT family protein, with the protein MKQFIKSDNLFLSIFHFIMITLGCVLAAVSLETFLVPNLIIDGGITGISIMVSQLTKLPLGLFVFLLNLPFIFLGLKHIGKIFVIKTSYAMICFSLLLSLLHHVPEVTNDMLLCTIFGGILLGAGAGIVIRYGGCLDGTETIAILISKHTSLSVGQIVLICNLLIFSTSGFLFGWDRALYSLLTYFIAFKIIDMVVEGFEQAKSAMIITNHGKEISEDIFNKLGRTVTIMEGKGLISGEKVILYSVITRLEVYALKKIVQEDDRSAFVTISDISEVIGTPIKN; encoded by the coding sequence TTGAAACAATTTATTAAATCTGACAACTTATTTCTTTCTATTTTTCACTTTATTATGATAACATTAGGTTGTGTTCTAGCAGCAGTTTCTCTAGAAACTTTCCTCGTACCTAACTTAATTATCGATGGCGGCATCACTGGTATTTCTATTATGGTAAGTCAACTTACAAAACTTCCTTTAGGACTTTTTGTATTTTTATTAAATTTGCCATTTATATTCCTTGGTTTAAAGCATATAGGTAAAATATTTGTAATAAAAACTTCTTATGCTATGATTTGCTTTTCTCTTTTACTTTCATTACTTCATCATGTTCCCGAAGTAACTAATGATATGTTATTATGTACAATTTTCGGAGGTATTCTATTAGGTGCTGGAGCTGGAATAGTAATCAGATATGGCGGTTGTTTAGACGGGACAGAAACTATAGCTATATTAATAAGTAAACATACCTCCTTATCAGTTGGACAAATTGTTCTAATATGCAACTTACTTATATTTAGCACTTCCGGTTTCTTATTTGGATGGGATAGAGCTCTATATTCATTATTAACTTATTTTATAGCTTTTAAAATTATAGATATGGTAGTTGAAGGTTTTGAACAAGCTAAATCAGCAATGATTATAACAAATCACGGAAAGGAAATATCTGAGGATATATTTAATAAATTAGGGCGAACAGTAACAATAATGGAAGGTAAAGGTCTTATTTCTGGAGAAAAAGTCATTCTTTATTCTGTTATAACAAGATTAGAAGTTTATGCCTTAAAGAAAATTGTTCAAGAAGACGATCGTTCTGCATTTGTAACCATCTCTGATATATCAGAAGTTATCGGTACTCCAATAAAGAACTAA
- a CDS encoding response regulator transcription factor, with protein sequence MKYKIFIIEDEEIIRKELTTFLDRYGYETIYSTDFENIVEEVLKSEANVILLDINLPFYDGYYICREIRKQSNVPIVVVTSRDSEVDELMSMNLGADDFITKPYNTQILLARISSIIRRTYSNSDVDLFSYKDLKYNMSTSEVEYRGTKIELTKNESRILYTLIRNKEKIVSREEIIKALWQEDEFIDDNTLTVNVNRLRKKLEEIGAEGYLQTKRGQGYILI encoded by the coding sequence ATGAAATATAAGATTTTTATAATTGAAGATGAAGAAATAATCAGAAAAGAGTTAACAACATTTTTAGATAGATATGGCTATGAGACAATATATTCTACAGATTTTGAAAATATAGTAGAAGAAGTCTTAAAAAGTGAGGCTAATGTTATTTTGTTAGACATAAATCTGCCTTTTTACGATGGATATTATATATGCAGAGAAATACGGAAACAATCTAATGTTCCAATCGTCGTTGTTACTAGTAGAGATAGTGAAGTAGATGAACTTATGAGTATGAATTTAGGAGCTGATGATTTTATTACTAAGCCATATAATACTCAAATTTTATTAGCAAGGATATCATCGATTATTAGGAGAACTTATAGTAATAGTGATGTAGATTTATTTAGTTATAAGGATTTAAAGTATAATATGTCAACTAGTGAAGTGGAATATAGGGGGACAAAAATAGAATTAACTAAAAATGAAAGTAGGATATTATATACACTTATAAGAAATAAGGAAAAGATAGTATCAAGAGAAGAAATTATTAAAGCTTTATGGCAAGAAGATGAGTTTATAGATGATAATACATTAACAGTAAATGTTAATAGGCTTAGAAAGAAACTTGAAGAGATTGGTGCAGAAGGGTATTTACAAACAAAGAGAGGTCAAGGATATATACTAATATGA
- a CDS encoding carbonic anhydrase, producing the protein MKKTVVSIFLLLTLIISGCGSKDKEENVKVTSKNETRLETIDVSTADGALDRLKSGNEAFVKGKSEMIHISKDRREDLEKGQNPFAIVVSCSDSRVTPAHVFDTGLGDIFEIRLAGNVVDDLALGSIEYGVEHLESPLLLVMGHENCGAVTAAYNCVKDNKEDTSNIGRIVEEIKPSVLESKDIEEASHKNVEAVIKKIEEDQCIKKYVDEGKLKIVGAYYNLNGEVTFN; encoded by the coding sequence TTGAAAAAAACAGTAGTGTCTATATTTTTACTATTAACTTTAATAATATCAGGATGTGGAAGTAAAGATAAAGAAGAGAATGTAAAAGTGACCTCAAAAAATGAGACTAGGTTAGAGACTATAGATGTATCAACAGCTGATGGGGCTTTAGACAGATTGAAATCAGGTAATGAAGCTTTTGTAAAAGGAAAAAGTGAAATGATTCATATTTCAAAAGATAGAAGAGAAGATTTGGAAAAGGGTCAAAATCCATTTGCTATTGTAGTATCATGTTCAGATTCTAGAGTAACACCTGCCCATGTATTTGATACAGGACTTGGTGACATATTTGAAATTAGATTAGCAGGTAATGTAGTAGATGATTTAGCTTTAGGATCTATAGAATATGGTGTAGAACATTTAGAATCACCTTTACTTTTAGTCATGGGACATGAAAATTGTGGAGCAGTAACGGCTGCTTATAATTGTGTCAAGGATAATAAAGAAGATACTAGTAACATAGGTAGGATAGTTGAAGAAATTAAACCATCTGTTTTAGAATCAAAAGATATAGAAGAAGCATCCCATAAGAACGTTGAAGCAGTTATTAAGAAGATCGAAGAAGATCAGTGCATAAAGAAATATGTTGATGAAGGAAAATTAAAGATAGTAGGTGCTTATTATAATTTGAATGGTGAAGTAACTTTTAATTGA
- a CDS encoding amino acid ABC transporter permease, whose amino-acid sequence MFDFGFLGEYFNTFLKGVGVTLGISIITVFLGILLGSVLFFMKTSKFHIWKVNPLKVIASIYVEVIRGTPMLLQIMMVYSGSKLIFNIDISAFSAAIIAIGLNSAAYVSEIVRAGIEAVDKGQMEAARSLGMKKSTAMKLIIIPQAVKNILPALGNELVTVIKDSSMASVIGVGELMFSSKIVQGATYLSLEPLMVAAVFYFILTFSLGRLMSYFERRMRVSDSR is encoded by the coding sequence GTGTTTGATTTTGGATTTTTAGGTGAATATTTTAATACTTTTCTTAAGGGAGTAGGTGTTACTTTAGGGATTTCAATAATTACCGTATTTTTGGGAATATTATTAGGGTCTGTATTATTTTTTATGAAGACATCGAAGTTTCATATATGGAAAGTAAACCCTCTTAAAGTTATTGCTTCAATATATGTTGAAGTTATTAGAGGAACTCCAATGTTACTTCAAATAATGATGGTATATTCAGGATCTAAATTGATATTTAATATAGATATATCTGCATTTAGTGCAGCTATAATAGCAATAGGATTAAATTCTGCTGCATATGTATCTGAAATTGTAAGAGCAGGTATAGAAGCTGTTGATAAAGGACAAATGGAAGCTGCTAGAAGCTTAGGAATGAAAAAATCTACAGCTATGAAGTTAATTATTATTCCGCAAGCTGTGAAAAATATATTACCGGCTTTAGGAAATGAATTAGTTACAGTAATAAAGGATTCGTCAATGGCATCTGTAATTGGAGTAGGAGAGCTTATGTTTTCATCCAAAATTGTACAAGGAGCCACATATCTTTCTTTAGAGCCACTTATGGTTGCAGCGGTATTTTATTTTATATTAACATTCTCATTGGGACGTTTAATGAGCTACTTTGAAAGGAGGATGAGAGTAAGTGATTCACGTTAA
- a CDS encoding ABC transporter permease, with product MTYFKLALGNVKKSFKEYTIYFLTLLFGVCIFYTFNSIESQKIMMDIGEYQASIFEMVGKVMSVASVFIAGVLGFLIVYANNYLIKRRKKELGIYMTLGMEKGSIGRILFLETVFIGLISLVLGSILGIFLSQGLSVLTAKLFQVNLTKFQFVFSMEALKKTILYFAIIYSIVLIFNSVTLRKVKLIDLLTAAKKNETLKTKNIMISVIIFIISVIMIGYGYHRILSNGIAELDGNFSLTILIGVVGTFLFFFSLSGFLLRLVQSNKRIYLKNLNMFVLRQINSKINTTFISMSFICLMLFVAICTLSGGLGMSKSMNSDMKDLTKVDATIYSFEGVNIEEAIKEKGFNIDEFSNDYVNYQLYDSNVGLKDYLGEEESNKAKSLYPVMNNSSMRVIKLSHFNKILDMLGEENVVLNDNEYAIYSNVSETKSGLEKALKSNKEITINDKKLVPSKLELMDITINNEMVKNNCGIFIIKDSLVEGLEIKEGWLVLNYKDNNGDIENNFSKFIDDAIEDDNNIFSITKEKLLASSVGFGAMLSFLAIYIGVIFLLTTAAILAIQQLSESADNVAKYNLLRKIGVDNNMINRSLLVQIAIYFMVPLSLAIVHSIVGLKVSSDIVSLFGSESMMTQIIISIVLLVVVYGGYFLATYLGAKKMVKENKI from the coding sequence GTGACTTATTTTAAATTAGCTTTAGGAAATGTAAAGAAAAGTTTTAAGGAATATACAATATACTTTTTAACTTTATTATTTGGAGTATGTATATTTTATACTTTCAATTCTATAGAATCTCAGAAAATCATGATGGATATAGGAGAATATCAAGCATCAATCTTTGAAATGGTTGGAAAAGTTATGTCAGTAGCTTCAGTATTTATTGCAGGGGTTCTAGGATTTCTTATTGTATATGCTAATAATTATCTTATAAAAAGAAGAAAAAAAGAACTTGGAATTTATATGACTTTAGGTATGGAAAAAGGCAGTATTGGAAGAATACTTTTCTTAGAAACTGTATTTATAGGATTAATATCATTAGTACTTGGATCAATACTTGGTATATTTTTATCACAAGGTTTATCAGTACTTACAGCAAAATTATTTCAAGTTAATTTAACTAAATTTCAATTTGTATTTTCAATGGAGGCTTTAAAAAAGACTATTTTATACTTTGCTATTATATATTCAATTGTGTTGATTTTTAATTCTGTAACCCTTAGAAAAGTTAAATTAATTGATTTGCTTACAGCAGCAAAGAAAAATGAGACATTAAAGACTAAAAATATAATGATTTCAGTAATAATTTTTATAATAAGTGTTATTATGATAGGATACGGATATCATAGAATTCTTAGTAACGGTATAGCTGAGTTAGATGGTAATTTTTCTTTAACAATATTAATAGGTGTTGTAGGAACATTTTTATTTTTCTTTTCATTATCTGGATTTTTATTACGATTGGTGCAAAGTAACAAAAGAATATATCTTAAAAATTTAAATATGTTTGTGTTACGTCAAATTAATAGTAAAATTAATACTACATTTATTTCTATGTCTTTTATATGTCTTATGCTATTTGTAGCAATTTGTACACTTTCTGGTGGACTAGGGATGAGTAAATCTATGAATTCTGATATGAAAGATTTAACGAAGGTAGATGCTACAATATATAGCTTTGAAGGTGTTAATATAGAAGAAGCTATAAAAGAAAAAGGTTTTAATATTGATGAGTTTTCTAATGATTATGTCAATTATCAACTTTATGATAGTAATGTTGGTTTAAAAGATTACTTAGGCGAAGAAGAAAGTAACAAAGCTAAGAGTTTATATCCAGTAATGAATAATAGTTCTATGAGGGTTATTAAATTATCGCATTTTAACAAGATATTAGATATGTTAGGAGAGGAAAATGTAGTATTGAATGATAATGAATATGCTATATATTCTAATGTTAGCGAAACAAAAAGTGGACTTGAAAAAGCATTAAAAAGTAATAAAGAAATAACTATTAATGATAAGAAGCTTGTACCTAGCAAGTTAGAACTAATGGATATAACAATTAATAATGAGATGGTGAAAAATAACTGTGGTATTTTTATTATTAAAGATTCTTTAGTTGAAGGTCTAGAAATTAAGGAAGGATGGTTAGTACTAAATTATAAAGATAACAATGGAGATATTGAAAATAATTTTTCAAAATTTATTGATGATGCTATAGAAGATGATAATAATATATTTTCTATAACTAAAGAGAAGTTACTAGCTAGTTCTGTAGGATTCGGTGCAATGTTATCATTCTTAGCTATATATATTGGAGTAATTTTCTTATTAACAACAGCTGCAATTCTTGCTATACAACAGTTATCTGAAAGTGCTGACAATGTTGCTAAGTACAATTTACTTAGAAAAATTGGTGTTGATAACAATATGATAAATAGATCATTACTAGTACAAATAGCGATATACTTTATGGTACCATTATCTTTAGCAATAGTTCATTCAATAGTTGGATTAAAAGTATCATCAGATATTGTAAGTCTTTTTGGAAGTGAATCAATGATGACACAAATAATTATTTCTATAGTACTTTTAGTTGTTGTTTATGGAGGTTATTTCCTTGCAACATATTTAGGCGCTAAGAAGATGGTTAAAGAAAATAAAATATAA
- the hslO gene encoding Hsp33 family molecular chaperone HslO: MKDYIIRGTAANNQIRAFASTTRNLVEEVKNIHNTSPIATAALGRLMTAAGMMGTMMKGTKDLLTLQIKCDGPIKGLTVTADPNANVKGYVINPDVMLPPSDKGKLDVGKALGLGVLSVIRDMGLREPYIGQTHLVSGEIAEDLTYYFVTSDQVPSSVALGVLMNKDNTVKHAGGFIIQLMPNTDEEVIDRLQEKLSNIKPITQLLDEGKTPEDILEEILGDFGLEIMENTETKYSCNCSIERVTKAVASIGRKDIEEIIKEGKPIEVNCHFCGKNYVLEIDELGKML, encoded by the coding sequence ATGAAAGATTATATTATAAGAGGAACAGCAGCAAATAATCAAATAAGAGCCTTTGCATCAACTACAAGAAATTTAGTTGAAGAGGTTAAAAATATACATAATACAAGTCCCATTGCAACGGCAGCATTAGGTAGACTCATGACTGCCGCAGGTATGATGGGAACAATGATGAAAGGAACTAAAGATTTATTAACATTACAAATTAAATGTGATGGGCCTATAAAAGGACTTACTGTAACAGCAGATCCTAATGCTAATGTAAAAGGATATGTAATAAATCCAGATGTTATGTTACCACCTAGTGATAAAGGAAAGTTGGATGTAGGTAAGGCATTAGGATTAGGAGTTTTAAGTGTTATAAGAGACATGGGACTTAGAGAACCATATATAGGTCAAACTCATTTAGTTTCAGGTGAGATAGCTGAAGATTTAACATATTATTTTGTTACGTCAGATCAAGTACCGTCTTCAGTAGCATTAGGTGTTCTTATGAATAAAGATAATACAGTAAAACATGCTGGAGGATTTATAATACAACTTATGCCAAATACTGATGAAGAAGTTATTGATAGATTGCAAGAAAAATTAAGCAATATTAAACCAATTACACAGCTTTTAGATGAAGGAAAGACACCTGAAGATATTTTAGAAGAAATTTTAGGGGATTTTGGATTAGAGATAATGGAAAATACAGAAACAAAATATAGCTGTAATTGTAGTATAGAAAGAGTTACTAAAGCTGTAGCAAGTATAGGAAGAAAAGATATAGAAGAGATTATTAAAGAAGGAAAGCCTATAGAAGTTAATTGTCATTTTTGTGGTAAAAATTATGTTTTAGAAATTGATGAATTAGGTAAAATGTTATAA
- a CDS encoding amino acid ABC transporter ATP-binding protein: MIHVKNLKKSFGKVSVLNGIDEHIEKGEVVVVIGPSGSGKSTFLRCINLLEEPTSGEIIFEGNNIMNKDVDINKLREKMGMVFQNFNLFPHKSVIENITLAPIKVKGVSKSEAERKAMELLKMVGLEDKKNAYPASLSGGQKQRIAIARALAMEPDVMLFDEPTSALDPEMVGEVLAVMKKLAKEGMTMIVVTHEMGFAREVGDRILFIDGGKVLEKGKPSEIFENPKNSRTKDFLSKVL; encoded by the coding sequence GTGATTCACGTTAAAAATCTAAAAAAAAGCTTTGGGAAAGTTTCGGTATTAAATGGTATAGATGAGCATATTGAAAAAGGTGAAGTTGTGGTTGTTATAGGACCATCAGGATCAGGAAAATCTACTTTCTTAAGATGTATTAATTTATTAGAAGAACCTACATCAGGAGAAATAATATTTGAAGGTAATAATATTATGAATAAAGATGTAGATATAAATAAACTTAGAGAAAAAATGGGAATGGTTTTTCAAAACTTTAACTTATTTCCACATAAATCAGTAATAGAAAATATTACTTTAGCGCCAATTAAGGTTAAGGGCGTTTCTAAAAGTGAAGCAGAAAGAAAAGCTATGGAACTTTTAAAAATGGTAGGATTAGAAGATAAGAAAAATGCTTATCCGGCATCGTTGTCAGGAGGACAAAAGCAAAGAATAGCCATTGCTAGGGCGTTAGCTATGGAACCAGATGTAATGTTATTTGATGAACCTACTTCTGCACTAGATCCAGAAATGGTAGGAGAAGTGTTAGCAGTAATGAAAAAACTTGCAAAAGAAGGAATGACTATGATAGTAGTTACTCATGAAATGGGATTTGCTAGGGAAGTTGGAGATAGAATTCTATTTATAGATGGTGGAAAAGTTTTAGAAAAAGGAAAACCTAGTGAGATCTTTGAAAATCCTAAAAATTCAAGAACTAAAGATTTTTTATCAAAGGTATTATAA
- a CDS encoding sensor histidine kinase, whose amino-acid sequence MNFIEYFKEKIIFISINIIIMIFTSILLKAMAVNTYAIVFTNILNFIGILIFYIYDYSNKRKYYNEVIKKLEKLHEKYMLPDVVDDGSFLESKIFYNIIEEMGKSMKDKVSEVKRETYDYREYIELWIHEVKTPIAACKLLVENNKNEITKSIEEELEKVEDYIEQSLFYSRSNNIEKDYIIKELPLKNCINNVIKRNANILIEKSIKIDIKDCDRIVYSDAKWVEFILHQIISNSIKYMEKKEKIIKIYAEEKDYNVILYIEDNGIGINKRSINRVFEKGYTGENGRIGKKSTGIGLFLCKKLALKLGLSIRIQSVEKESTTVSILFPINRMMIFEN is encoded by the coding sequence ATGAACTTTATAGAATATTTTAAGGAAAAGATAATTTTTATATCTATAAATATAATAATAATGATTTTTACATCGATTCTTTTAAAAGCTATGGCGGTAAATACTTATGCCATAGTTTTTACTAATATATTAAATTTTATTGGTATACTAATATTTTATATTTATGATTATAGTAACAAAAGAAAATATTACAATGAAGTTATAAAGAAACTAGAAAAATTACATGAGAAATATATGTTACCAGATGTTGTAGATGATGGTAGCTTTTTAGAAAGCAAAATTTTTTATAATATCATAGAAGAAATGGGAAAAAGCATGAAAGATAAAGTTTCAGAAGTAAAGAGAGAAACTTACGATTATAGAGAATACATAGAGCTTTGGATTCATGAAGTTAAAACACCGATAGCTGCTTGTAAACTTCTTGTAGAAAATAATAAAAATGAAATAACAAAAAGTATAGAAGAAGAGTTAGAAAAAGTAGAGGATTATATAGAACAATCATTATTTTATTCTAGAAGCAATAATATAGAGAAAGACTATATTATAAAAGAATTACCTTTAAAAAATTGTATCAATAATGTAATAAAAAGAAATGCTAATATTCTTATTGAAAAATCTATAAAAATAGATATAAAAGACTGTGATAGAATCGTTTATTCCGATGCTAAGTGGGTAGAGTTTATATTACATCAAATAATAAGTAATTCTATAAAATATATGGAGAAGAAAGAAAAAATAATTAAAATTTATGCTGAGGAAAAAGATTACAATGTAATATTGTACATAGAGGATAATGGAATTGGTATAAATAAAAGATCTATCAACAGAGTTTTTGAAAAAGGTTATACAGGAGAAAATGGTAGGATAGGAAAGAAGTCTACAGGAATAGGGCTATTTTTATGTAAGAAGCTTGCTTTAAAATTAGGATTATCTATTAGAATTCAATCTGTAGAAAAAGAAAGTACTACAGTATCAATATTATTTCCTATTAATAGAATGATGATTTTTGAGAACTAA
- a CDS encoding ABC transporter ATP-binding protein encodes MANEIVKVKNIEKYYGSKGNITKAISNISFDVKKGEFVGIMGPSGSGKTTLLNCISTIDKVSSGNIFIANEDITKFKSKRLSRFRREELGFIFQDFNLLDTLTCYENIALALTILKVSHRDIDGKVKDVARALNIEGILKKYPYEISGGQKQRVACARAIITNPSLILADEPTGALDSKSSKMLLESLEILNKERKATIMMVTHDAFTASYASRILFIKDGKIFNDIVRGNDTRKEFFNKIIEVVTLLGGDQRDLF; translated from the coding sequence ATGGCAAACGAAATTGTAAAAGTTAAAAATATAGAAAAATACTATGGGAGTAAAGGTAATATTACAAAGGCTATAAGTAATATTAGTTTTGATGTTAAAAAGGGCGAATTTGTTGGAATAATGGGACCATCTGGTAGTGGTAAAACAACTTTATTAAATTGTATTTCTACAATTGATAAGGTCAGTAGCGGAAATATTTTTATTGCTAACGAGGATATAACGAAATTTAAAAGCAAAAGATTATCAAGGTTTAGAAGAGAAGAGTTAGGTTTTATATTTCAAGATTTTAATCTTCTTGATACCTTAACTTGTTATGAAAATATAGCATTGGCTTTAACAATACTTAAGGTAAGTCACAGGGATATTGATGGCAAAGTAAAGGATGTAGCAAGGGCTTTAAATATTGAAGGGATATTAAAAAAATATCCTTATGAAATATCAGGAGGTCAAAAGCAAAGAGTCGCTTGTGCTAGAGCAATAATTACAAATCCGTCGCTTATTTTAGCTGATGAGCCAACGGGGGCATTGGATTCGAAGTCATCAAAAATGCTTCTAGAAAGTTTGGAGATTCTTAATAAGGAAAGAAAAGCAACTATTATGATGGTAACTCATGATGCTTTTACAGCAAGCTATGCTAGTAGAATTTTATTTATAAAAGATGGAAAAATCTTTAATGATATAGTGAGAGGCAATGACACAAGAAAAGAGTTTTTCAATAAAATAATAGAAGTTGTAACCCTTCTTGGAGGTGATCAACGTGACTTATTTTAA